One window of Candidatus Nitrospira kreftii genomic DNA carries:
- a CDS encoding Methylamine utilization protein MauG, which yields MFGEMTKAMILEAPNDEFKARCILCDNAYHNLGVPQVGPMKEDLGRFYVTRREKDKGAFKTPTLRSITETAPYMHDGVFKTLEEVTDFLDQGGGQKPNLSPMMKPLGLTQQEKTDLIAFLKALTGEPITFKMPKLPK from the coding sequence ATGTTTGGCGAAATGACCAAGGCCATGATCCTCGAAGCCCCCAACGATGAATTCAAGGCGCGCTGTATTCTCTGCGACAATGCGTATCATAACCTGGGCGTCCCGCAAGTCGGGCCGATGAAAGAGGATCTGGGCCGCTTCTATGTGACTCGGCGGGAGAAAGACAAGGGTGCCTTCAAGACGCCGACGTTACGCAGCATCACGGAAACGGCGCCCTACATGCACGACGGTGTCTTCAAAACACTCGAAGAGGTCACAGACTTTCTCGATCAGGGTGGAGGGCAGAAACCGAACTTGAGCCCGATGATGAAGCCCCTTGGACTGACTCAACAAGAAAAGACCGATCTGATCGCGTTCCTCAAGGCGCTCACCGGCGAGCCGATCACGTTCAAAATGCCAAAGTTACCGAAGTAG
- a CDS encoding Zinc/iron permease → MLGAALLGLLPQAVEQGGRLESLASVLVGLIAFFVLERLLIWRHCHHAGGCEVHGTVGQLILVGDALHNFVDGIVISAAFLSSIPLGIATGIAVIAHELPQEVGDFAVLLDNGFSRRRALKWNLISGSATIPGALLGYLALEESSRLMGPILALSAASFLYIGLADLIPGLHRRIGSEAGIAQFVLLLAGVGTIVVLNLHHGG, encoded by the coding sequence TTGCTGGGGGCCGCGCTGCTGGGCTTGTTACCGCAGGCTGTCGAGCAAGGCGGCCGGCTCGAGAGCCTCGCGTCAGTGCTGGTGGGACTGATTGCGTTCTTCGTTCTGGAGCGACTCTTGATCTGGCGGCATTGCCACCATGCGGGCGGTTGTGAAGTACATGGGACTGTAGGGCAATTGATCCTGGTCGGGGATGCGCTCCACAATTTTGTCGATGGGATCGTGATCTCGGCGGCGTTTCTTTCCTCGATCCCGCTCGGCATTGCGACTGGGATTGCGGTGATCGCGCATGAACTGCCTCAGGAAGTGGGGGATTTCGCGGTCCTGCTCGACAATGGATTTTCCCGAAGGCGCGCGCTGAAATGGAATCTGATCTCGGGCAGCGCCACGATTCCCGGCGCTCTACTCGGGTATCTTGCGCTCGAAGAGTCGAGCAGGCTGATGGGGCCGATTCTAGCGCTGTCTGCGGCCAGTTTTCTGTATATTGGCTTGGCCGATCTGATCCCGGGGCTCCATCGACGGATCGGTTCCGAAGCCGGTATCGCGCAATTTGTGCTTCTGTTAGCCGGCGTGGGAACCATCGTGGTTCTCAATTTGCACCACGGAGGGTAA
- a CDS encoding hypothetical protein (conserved protein of unknown function), with the protein MAIQDARCSPETVLLAFLGGAIGGMIAGVLLAPKSGEETRRELKGHARRTEEEIIESAKEARAALDEVIERGKHFVAETRADVEATVTAGKEAMKEKMDQCCR; encoded by the coding sequence ATGGCAATCCAGGACGCTAGGTGTTCACCAGAAACCGTTCTCCTTGCATTTCTCGGAGGCGCCATCGGAGGCATGATTGCCGGTGTCCTTCTTGCTCCGAAGTCGGGGGAAGAAACGCGCCGTGAATTAAAGGGCCATGCTCGAAGGACGGAAGAAGAGATCATCGAATCAGCCAAGGAGGCGCGCGCCGCTCTAGATGAGGTCATTGAGCGTGGCAAGCATTTCGTGGCGGAGACACGCGCGGATGTTGAAGCTACGGTCACGGCAGGGAAAGAAGCCATGAAAGAGAAGATGGATCAATGCTGTCGCTGA
- a CDS encoding Zinc permease, translating to MDSLSVSYLTVVFLAFLSGGTTLIGVALAIAIGNSPKMTAVGIGFSTGIMMLISLCELVPESLRMAGPAATSVSVGLGAVLILSLHVAIPHLHLGREGAKPTAEMRAAYLIVFGLILHDFPEGFAMANAFLATPSLGILVAVAIALHNIPEEFAMAVPAVAVKNRAFLFKAAILSGLAEPAGAVLGLLAVHVNPMLNPTFMGFAAGAMVMVSLFELIPMARKYGRPGYFALGLAASGLVYLALQSLFPET from the coding sequence ATGGACTCACTCTCGGTATCATACCTCACAGTGGTTTTTCTCGCCTTCTTGTCGGGAGGCACAACCCTGATCGGCGTCGCGCTCGCCATAGCCATCGGGAACAGTCCCAAGATGACGGCGGTGGGCATCGGATTCTCAACCGGCATCATGATGCTGATTTCCCTCTGCGAACTGGTGCCGGAATCTTTGCGGATGGCAGGGCCCGCCGCGACAAGCGTCTCGGTCGGTCTGGGAGCTGTCCTGATACTCAGCCTGCATGTGGCTATTCCGCACCTTCATCTGGGTCGAGAAGGGGCGAAGCCGACCGCGGAAATGCGAGCCGCGTACCTGATTGTGTTTGGTTTGATCCTGCATGATTTCCCCGAGGGGTTTGCCATGGCCAATGCGTTCTTAGCGACACCCTCTCTCGGCATATTGGTTGCTGTGGCGATCGCGCTGCATAATATTCCCGAAGAGTTCGCGATGGCGGTCCCTGCGGTCGCCGTCAAGAACCGGGCGTTCCTGTTCAAAGCGGCAATTCTCTCGGGACTCGCAGAACCGGCCGGCGCTGTCCTCGGGTTACTCGCGGTCCATGTGAATCCCATGCTCAACCCGACATTTATGGGATTTGCAGCCGGTGCCATGGTTATGGTCTCACTGTTCGAGCTCATCCCCATGGCAAGGAAATACGGTAGACCGGGGTACTTTGCACTGGGTCTTGCCGCCAGCGGCCTTGTGTACCTAGCCTTACAGTCGTTATTTCCAGAAACATAG
- a CDS encoding hypothetical protein (conserved protein of unknown function), with amino-acid sequence MLQVDNIRKKLITQRRELFREVAKTEEDLRWLHSDIESEVEERGQEETMVRLLDCLDGRAKAEIEAIDRALFKLGSEQYGRCERCGKAIPQSRLEAVPAAAMCMACEQQEETQAALRK; translated from the coding sequence ATGCTACAAGTCGACAATATTCGGAAGAAGCTGATCACCCAACGGCGTGAGTTGTTTCGGGAAGTGGCCAAGACGGAAGAAGATCTGCGCTGGCTCCACAGCGATATCGAAAGCGAAGTGGAGGAGCGGGGTCAGGAGGAGACTATGGTTCGGCTGCTCGATTGTCTGGATGGGCGAGCGAAGGCCGAGATCGAGGCGATCGATCGGGCGCTCTTCAAGCTGGGGTCAGAACAGTACGGTCGATGTGAGCGATGTGGAAAGGCCATCCCTCAGTCCCGGCTAGAGGCGGTCCCCGCGGCCGCCATGTGTATGGCTTGCGAACAGCAGGAGGAGACCCAGGCGGCGCTGAGGAAATGA
- a CDS encoding Formate hydrogenlyase membrane subunit F — MSDLPTTLAVSLLLLAPLLAGGLSLLLSNSRWLHVTNLTSIGTLVAAEVMIAQSVLGQGSLTAFGEIIYIDALSSVILFIIGTVGLACSLYMRSYMDEQVARGVIAPQRLNLFFFLFHMFLLTMVVATIANSLGVQWVAIEATTLTTTFLIAFWQRRESLEAGWKYLILCSVGISLALFGVVLMYYSSLRVLGDVSSALNITELQKVADQLDPHILKLAFVFLFVGYGTKVGLVPMHSWLPDAYTEAPAPVAAMLAGVLETVAVYAILRCRSIVDHAVTPDFTGGLLAVFGLVSFVLAAFFILLQHNYKRLFAYSSIEHMGLAMVGFGVGGPIGNFGGLFHLVNHAVAKSLAFFAAGNIHRRFKTVEIDEVRGLTTVLPLSALALLIAGLALAALPPFALFASELQIITALGSAGLPSEWAQSNTGFPIVVFLFCSLVAFGGLLYRITGVVWGEAPKDIVQGEQWSVGHVPLILLGAVLVGFCWALPPPLQQLFEAAATLLVNH, encoded by the coding sequence ATGAGCGATTTACCCACGACGCTTGCCGTCAGCCTACTCCTGCTCGCGCCGCTGCTAGCCGGTGGGCTCAGCCTGCTGCTGTCCAACTCGCGCTGGCTGCATGTGACGAATTTGACCAGCATCGGAACTCTGGTTGCCGCAGAGGTCATGATCGCGCAATCTGTCTTGGGGCAAGGCTCGCTCACGGCGTTCGGTGAGATTATTTACATCGACGCCCTCTCGTCGGTCATTCTGTTCATTATCGGGACGGTCGGCCTCGCCTGTTCCCTCTATATGCGGTCGTATATGGATGAACAAGTCGCCCGCGGCGTCATCGCCCCTCAACGCCTCAATCTGTTTTTCTTTCTCTTTCACATGTTCCTGCTGACCATGGTCGTCGCGACCATCGCTAATAGCTTAGGCGTGCAATGGGTGGCGATCGAGGCCACGACGCTGACAACGACGTTTCTCATTGCGTTCTGGCAGAGGCGCGAATCGTTGGAAGCCGGCTGGAAATATCTCATCCTCTGTTCCGTCGGAATCTCTCTGGCTTTGTTTGGAGTTGTGCTGATGTATTACTCCTCCCTGCGCGTACTGGGAGATGTCAGTTCGGCCCTCAATATCACTGAACTCCAGAAGGTGGCCGATCAGCTGGACCCCCACATTCTGAAATTGGCCTTCGTGTTTCTGTTTGTCGGTTATGGCACAAAAGTCGGACTCGTACCGATGCACAGCTGGCTGCCCGATGCCTACACGGAAGCGCCGGCACCAGTCGCGGCCATGTTGGCGGGCGTGCTGGAAACCGTGGCGGTCTATGCCATTTTGAGATGCCGGAGTATTGTCGACCACGCCGTGACTCCTGATTTTACCGGCGGTCTCTTAGCCGTGTTCGGACTCGTGTCATTCGTACTCGCGGCGTTCTTTATCCTCCTGCAACACAATTATAAACGCCTCTTTGCCTACTCCAGCATTGAGCATATGGGCTTGGCGATGGTTGGATTCGGGGTCGGCGGGCCGATTGGAAATTTTGGCGGCCTGTTCCACCTGGTCAATCATGCCGTGGCCAAATCGCTCGCCTTCTTTGCGGCAGGCAATATCCACCGCCGGTTCAAGACAGTCGAGATCGATGAGGTCCGCGGCCTCACGACCGTCCTGCCCTTATCCGCGCTGGCGCTGCTCATTGCTGGACTGGCGCTGGCGGCACTCCCCCCCTTTGCGCTCTTCGCAAGTGAACTGCAGATCATCACGGCGCTGGGATCGGCGGGCCTCCCAAGTGAATGGGCTCAGTCAAATACAGGATTTCCCATCGTGGTTTTCCTGTTTTGCAGTCTGGTTGCCTTCGGTGGTCTTCTCTATCGCATCACTGGCGTGGTCTGGGGCGAAGCTCCCAAAGACATCGTCCAGGGAGAGCAGTGGTCTGTGGGACATGTTCCACTCATTCTCCTGGGAGCCGTGCTCGTGGGATTCTGCTGGGCTCTGCCGCCTCCGTTGCAGCAACTCTTTGAGGCCGCCGCAACCCTGTTGGTCAACCACTAG
- a CDS encoding hydroperoxidase HPII(III) (catalase), which translates to MDAQSSNHAGSRCCQGALQPVRSDQGVAHKDYPLINVGVMELNRNPENFFAEVEQSAFNPANIVPGIGFSPDKMLQGRLFAYGDAQRYRLGVNQHFFR; encoded by the coding sequence GTGGATGCTCAAAGTTCAAATCATGCCGGAAGCCGATGCTGCCAGGGTGCCCTACAACCCGTTCGATCTGACCAAGGTGTGGCTCATAAGGACTATCCGCTGATCAATGTTGGCGTGATGGAACTGAATCGCAATCCAGAGAATTTCTTCGCCGAGGTCGAGCAGTCGGCGTTCAATCCGGCGAATATAGTGCCGGGCATCGGCTTCTCCCCCGACAAGATGCTGCAGGGCCGGCTATTTGCCTATGGTGACGCACAACGTTACAGGCTTGGGGTCAATCAACATTTTTTCCGGTGA
- a CDS encoding putative formate hydrogenlyase, small subunit, with amino-acid sequence MFRIIKKSLKTGVVTGQYPESERPSEPINPAVTKRAKTFRRSLAIREVDTGSCNACEMEMNALLNPVYDAERFGIHIAASPRHADALVVTGPVTVNMERALKDVHKQTPDPKIVIALGDCAINCGMFKGSYAVTGPVERHIPVDVRIPGCPPRPAEILKALSELRTRRA; translated from the coding sequence ATGTTTCGGATCATCAAAAAAAGCCTGAAGACGGGCGTCGTCACCGGACAATATCCAGAATCTGAAAGGCCCTCGGAACCAATCAATCCGGCTGTGACGAAAAGGGCTAAGACCTTTCGGCGCTCGCTCGCAATCCGGGAGGTCGATACCGGCTCCTGCAATGCCTGTGAGATGGAAATGAACGCGCTCCTGAATCCTGTGTACGACGCCGAGCGGTTCGGCATTCACATCGCAGCCTCGCCGCGTCACGCTGATGCCTTGGTGGTGACGGGACCGGTCACCGTTAACATGGAGCGGGCGTTGAAAGATGTGCACAAGCAAACGCCTGATCCGAAGATTGTGATTGCGCTCGGTGACTGCGCAATCAACTGTGGCATGTTCAAAGGTAGTTATGCCGTGACAGGACCCGTGGAACGGCACATCCCTGTTGATGTCCGTATCCCCGGTTGTCCGCCACGCCCAGCGGAAATCCTCAAGGCCCTGTCTGAACTTCGCACGCGAAGGGCATGA
- a CDS encoding 3'(2'),5'-bisphosphate nucleotidase CysQ translates to MSVSSEFTRESEVAAHLARQAGDVIMRIYATDFSVGYKAKNDPVTEADQLASRVIVEGLQHEFPDDMVVSEEEPIPAMSSAPDRVWYVDPLDGTHEFIKRNGEFAVMIGLAIDGRPRVGVVFRPVTAELFLGIVGGGAWLETKEAKRPLRVSSETDPSRLRLVASCSHRDHRVDEVRRRLGISEESRIGSVGIKVGLLVARQADIYLEPSSMTKTWDSCAPEAILHAGGGRMTDLEGAPLRYVPSEVRNWKGIVATNGVCHDRVVSEIAYVVRERSQ, encoded by the coding sequence ATGAGCGTGTCGTCAGAGTTTACTCGGGAGAGCGAAGTCGCCGCGCATCTTGCCAGGCAGGCGGGAGACGTGATTATGCGGATCTATGCCACGGATTTTTCCGTGGGCTACAAGGCGAAGAACGATCCGGTCACGGAAGCGGATCAATTGGCGAGTCGCGTGATCGTCGAGGGGTTGCAACACGAGTTTCCGGATGACATGGTGGTTTCCGAAGAAGAGCCGATCCCTGCCATGTCCTCGGCTCCTGATCGCGTTTGGTATGTGGATCCACTCGACGGCACTCACGAGTTCATCAAGAGGAATGGGGAGTTTGCCGTGATGATCGGGCTCGCCATCGACGGCCGGCCCAGAGTGGGGGTGGTGTTCCGGCCGGTAACCGCCGAGCTATTTTTGGGTATTGTGGGAGGCGGTGCTTGGTTGGAAACGAAGGAGGCAAAGAGGCCCTTACGGGTCTCCAGTGAAACCGATCCTTCCCGATTGCGACTGGTGGCCTCATGCTCTCATCGTGATCATCGAGTGGATGAGGTGCGTCGGCGTCTCGGGATCAGCGAAGAATCCAGGATTGGAAGCGTCGGCATCAAAGTTGGTTTGCTCGTCGCTCGGCAGGCAGATATATACTTGGAACCGTCCAGCATGACGAAGACGTGGGACTCCTGTGCGCCCGAGGCGATCCTCCATGCCGGGGGTGGGCGGATGACCGACCTGGAAGGGGCACCGCTGCGATACGTACCAAGCGAGGTGCGGAACTGGAAGGGAATAGTGGCCACCAATGGAGTCTGTCATGATCGGGTCGTTTCGGAAATTGCGTACGTTGTTCGAGAGCGTTCGCAATAG
- a CDS encoding hypothetical protein (conserved exported protein of unknown function), with the protein MRRNMWGILCLLTVGLCGSLVAAEPQQGTPKKGEAIYVQHCAGCHGTSGDGLGPDIKELIVPPANFRAPKYRTKTDMDLYLGIKQGVLFSPMHGWADRLSDQEIRDVLNYIRSLAPFNPLG; encoded by the coding sequence ATGAGAAGAAATATGTGGGGCATTCTGTGTTTGCTGACGGTCGGGCTGTGCGGCTCACTAGTGGCGGCGGAGCCCCAGCAGGGAACTCCCAAGAAAGGTGAGGCGATATATGTGCAACACTGTGCCGGATGCCATGGAACCTCGGGTGATGGTCTGGGTCCTGATATCAAGGAGTTGATCGTTCCTCCCGCAAATTTTCGGGCGCCTAAATATCGTACCAAGACCGATATGGATCTGTATCTTGGGATCAAACAGGGAGTCCTCTTTAGCCCGATGCACGGATGGGCTGATCGGTTATCAGATCAAGAGATCCGTGATGTACTGAACTATATTCGAAGCCTGGCTCCTTTCAATCCCCTCGGCTAG
- a CDS encoding hypothetical protein (conserved protein of unknown function), with product MTTLVRPGVPVGGFKTVGQIRATNQLVFRRDQNAMGIAVELLTTHTPGAPVVDERGDFIGFISEFDILRALEAAKDLNRLTAEDVMAKDRVAVTDETSIDEAVKLMEEKRLLSLPVKRNGKVAYSITRHDLLRAWIGLGVSIEDQAG from the coding sequence ATGACGACACTTGTCAGGCCAGGAGTTCCTGTCGGAGGGTTTAAGACTGTGGGACAAATTCGCGCGACGAATCAACTTGTATTTCGTCGTGATCAGAATGCGATGGGCATTGCCGTCGAGCTGTTGACCACCCATACGCCGGGTGCGCCGGTCGTCGACGAACGTGGTGATTTCATCGGTTTCATCAGCGAGTTCGACATCCTTCGTGCATTGGAAGCAGCAAAGGACCTCAACCGTCTGACGGCTGAAGATGTGATGGCCAAGGATCGGGTCGCGGTGACCGATGAGACGAGCATCGATGAAGCGGTGAAGCTCATGGAGGAGAAACGGCTCCTGAGCTTGCCGGTGAAGAGGAATGGGAAAGTTGCGTACTCCATCACGCGGCACGATCTCCTGCGGGCATGGATTGGTCTGGGCGTATCTATTGAAGATCAGGCTGGCTGA
- a CDS encoding hypothetical protein (conserved exported protein of unknown function): protein MIQKNMPCMNFTKVVMCVTVSTVGLASLLSLAVVVEAQHEHRHPMIKEGDPIGGRQDERVALDLSEQASVGMKLTMREHLEAIRDIVGALGRQDFERAAKVAHDELGFHKHHEAMQREAGATFPPKYHELAMAHHQAAEDVAKVIPSKDLKAILPQLEKTIGACVSCHQAYRL, encoded by the coding sequence ATGATTCAGAAAAACATGCCTTGCATGAACTTCACGAAAGTCGTCATGTGCGTTACCGTCTCAACAGTTGGATTGGCAAGTCTCTTGAGTCTGGCAGTGGTGGTCGAAGCGCAACATGAGCATAGGCACCCCATGATCAAAGAGGGCGATCCTATTGGAGGTCGGCAGGACGAACGCGTGGCGCTCGATTTGAGTGAGCAGGCTTCAGTCGGTATGAAACTGACGATGCGAGAGCACTTGGAGGCGATCCGTGACATTGTTGGCGCGCTAGGACGGCAGGATTTCGAGCGGGCTGCCAAAGTCGCTCATGATGAACTCGGCTTTCACAAACATCATGAAGCGATGCAACGAGAAGCCGGCGCGACGTTTCCTCCCAAGTATCACGAGCTCGCGATGGCGCACCATCAGGCAGCAGAGGACGTGGCCAAGGTGATTCCCTCGAAGGACCTCAAGGCGATCCTTCCGCAGCTTGAGAAGACCATCGGAGCCTGTGTGTCTTGCCACCAAGCGTATAGGTTGTGA
- a CDS encoding Cation diffusion facilitator family transporter produces the protein MAAYSGSLVLMAEEAHNLADLAASGAVWFGLTLSQRKSPAFPYGLNKIENVAAIIVELFLFLTVYEIAKGDT, from the coding sequence ATGGCTGCCTATTCGGGTAGCCTTGTATTGATGGCCGAGGAGGCACACAATCTTGCGGACTTGGCTGCCTCGGGTGCCGTCTGGTTCGGCCTAACCCTCTCGCAGCGAAAGTCCCCAGCCTTCCCGTATGGTCTGAATAAAATCGAAAATGTCGCGGCAATCATCGTGGAGCTGTTCCTTTTTCTCACCGTCTATGAGATTGCGAAGGGGGATACATAA
- a CDS encoding Formate hydrogenlyase large subunit: MTNSPSPDRSIEQQIQTVFPSLIPDYPSRTTLVRYRTDALQLPGLVRLLHEKLQGRLALLFAVDCRPLEKKYELQYLFALKSRQPFVLVTTELNGDDRLFTSITPSIHAAQWYEREIRDLFGLIPQGHPDLRRLVRHEHWPKGTHPLQKDFSWNHVLKRQQGDYRFHHIEGEGVFEVPVGPIHAGIIEPGHFRFSVAGEPIMQLEVRHFWKHRGVEKLFEQLTLIDAVLLAERVSGDTTIGHSLAYCQAVETLLHLNVPRRARYLRSLFLELERLYNHLGDIGAMCNDTAYALAHAHCGRMKERVMQLNDRLVGSRFLRGVMQVGGVSWDIDRSQLSNIVQELNGIQKDFSEVGAIIFANASLTDRLETTGVLTERIAWDHAVTGVVGRASGMDQDVRRDRPFAAYDELPVNVALYRYGDVRARLRVRGDEIHESIRLIREIQARIPDGPIAVKPDRSASPGTWAVAAVEGWRGEILYFVSAGDDGMIHRCKVRDPSFVNWPAMQWAVLGNIIPDFPLINKSFNLSYAGNDL, encoded by the coding sequence GTGACAAACAGTCCATCGCCTGATCGATCGATTGAACAGCAGATACAGACCGTTTTCCCCAGCTTGATTCCAGATTACCCCTCACGCACCACTCTGGTGCGGTATCGCACCGACGCACTCCAACTCCCGGGACTCGTCCGGTTGCTCCATGAGAAGCTGCAGGGCCGCCTGGCTCTGCTGTTCGCGGTGGATTGCCGACCGCTGGAGAAAAAGTACGAGTTACAGTACCTATTCGCGCTCAAGTCCCGCCAACCGTTTGTGCTCGTGACCACCGAGCTGAATGGAGACGACCGGCTGTTCACGTCAATCACGCCGTCGATTCACGCCGCGCAATGGTATGAACGTGAGATTCGTGATCTCTTCGGCTTGATCCCACAAGGCCATCCGGATCTCCGTCGTCTGGTCCGACACGAGCATTGGCCGAAGGGAACCCATCCGTTACAGAAGGACTTTTCGTGGAACCACGTCTTGAAACGGCAACAAGGCGACTACCGGTTCCACCATATTGAAGGGGAAGGGGTCTTCGAAGTCCCGGTCGGCCCAATTCACGCCGGGATCATCGAGCCAGGACATTTCCGGTTTTCCGTAGCCGGTGAGCCCATCATGCAACTGGAAGTGCGCCACTTCTGGAAACACCGTGGCGTGGAAAAGCTGTTCGAGCAACTCACGCTGATCGACGCGGTGCTCCTGGCGGAACGCGTGTCCGGGGACACGACCATCGGGCACAGTCTGGCCTATTGCCAAGCGGTGGAAACGCTCCTGCATCTCAACGTTCCACGACGAGCCAGGTACCTCCGTTCGCTCTTTCTAGAACTGGAGCGACTGTATAATCACCTCGGGGATATCGGCGCGATGTGTAACGACACGGCCTATGCGCTCGCCCATGCCCATTGTGGTCGGATGAAGGAGCGGGTCATGCAACTCAATGACCGGCTGGTTGGCTCGCGCTTTCTGCGAGGCGTCATGCAGGTCGGGGGAGTCAGTTGGGACATCGATCGCAGCCAACTCAGCAACATCGTTCAAGAGCTCAACGGCATCCAGAAGGACTTCTCCGAAGTGGGCGCCATCATCTTTGCCAATGCCTCCCTTACGGATCGGCTTGAGACCACAGGGGTTCTCACTGAAAGGATTGCTTGGGATCACGCTGTGACCGGAGTGGTCGGGCGGGCGTCGGGGATGGATCAGGATGTCCGACGAGATCGCCCCTTCGCCGCGTATGACGAACTGCCCGTGAACGTGGCGCTGTATCGCTATGGCGACGTACGGGCGAGATTGCGCGTCCGGGGCGATGAGATCCACGAATCCATCCGGCTCATTCGCGAGATTCAGGCGCGGATTCCGGATGGTCCGATAGCGGTTAAACCCGACCGATCGGCGTCTCCTGGAACCTGGGCAGTCGCGGCTGTGGAAGGGTGGCGAGGCGAAATTCTCTATTTCGTATCGGCGGGAGATGATGGAATGATTCATCGTTGCAAAGTCCGCGATCCTTCATTCGTCAATTGGCCTGCTATGCAATGGGCTGTGTTAGGGAACATCATTCCTGATTTTCCACTCATCAACAAGAGTTTCAATCTGTCCTATGCGGGCAATGACCTCTGA
- a CDS encoding hypothetical protein (conserved protein of unknown function) — protein sequence MTQLKEWWIAGFGGAMMIVAITALPVIADEGHGKKGHGGHDQEEQADHSGHYLKHLLKHAQEIGLTPEQISKLKAIQLDFKRSEARLEADAKVAKLELHALLDEEQTDLKAIQVKVEQLKKSEGACLFEAIKSKRTAMALLTPDQREKDRAHREEMKSKNEGQHGGGMGGMGRGGMMGGMGGMGHGGMGGGGGHQSGMGGMEGGGQGGHDGSDHGSGGSSGGEKHQH from the coding sequence ATGACACAGTTGAAAGAATGGTGGATTGCTGGATTCGGGGGCGCCATGATGATTGTGGCGATAACAGCGCTACCTGTCATTGCCGACGAAGGCCATGGGAAGAAGGGGCATGGTGGCCACGATCAGGAGGAACAAGCCGACCATAGCGGACATTACCTGAAACATCTGTTGAAACATGCTCAGGAGATCGGGCTGACCCCAGAGCAGATCAGTAAACTCAAGGCCATTCAGCTGGACTTCAAACGCTCGGAAGCCCGATTAGAAGCCGACGCCAAGGTGGCAAAGTTGGAGCTGCACGCACTGTTGGATGAGGAGCAGACTGATCTCAAAGCTATCCAGGTGAAAGTCGAGCAACTGAAAAAATCGGAAGGGGCTTGTCTGTTCGAGGCGATCAAAAGTAAGCGCACCGCCATGGCTCTATTGACTCCTGATCAACGGGAAAAAGACCGTGCCCATCGTGAAGAAATGAAGAGTAAGAACGAAGGGCAGCACGGAGGTGGAATGGGCGGAATGGGCCGTGGTGGGATGATGGGTGGTATGGGCGGAATGGGCCATGGCGGCATGGGTGGCGGAGGTGGGCATCAGTCTGGAATGGGTGGCATGGAAGGCGGTGGACAAGGAGGCCATGACGGCAGCGACCATGGAAGCGGAGGATCCAGCGGAGGCGAGAAACACCAGCACTGA